Genomic segment of Juglans microcarpa x Juglans regia isolate MS1-56 chromosome 7S, Jm3101_v1.0, whole genome shotgun sequence:
TTGTGGGCTAAAACTCTTGTAATGGATGATGTTAACTTCCTGAATTTGTAttaacttttcttttgtttttagagagatgtaggtatttcctttgtttggcttgaaaggaatgagagatgctttgaagacaaagaacgtTCAGTGGGAGaacttagggattttttcttaaaGTAATTTGTGTTTGTGGGCTAAAACTCTTGTAATGGATGATGTTAACTTCCTGAATTTGTATtagcttttcttttgttttgagaGAATACctttgtatatgtcctgtgtacttgagttTTGCCTATTCTTGGGGATGaagtttcttattaattataaaaaaaaagaaaaaagaaaaaaaaaaaaaaagaaaaaagaaaaacttaggGATGGAAGAAGTGATGAGATGTTTTGGATCCCTTCAAAAAAGGGAATCCACTCTTTGTATGAGGTCATCACTAGTAAGCACCATAATCCTTTTCCTTGGAGTAAAGCACCTCTTAAGGCcgcttttttcttttggacaGCGTCTTTAGGGAAAAGTTCTGACCATGGATAACCTATGAAAAGATGGATCATAGTAAttgattggtgttgcatgtgtagaaGTTGAGAGACGGGATCATTTGCTTCTttattgtgaggtggctagcaTGGATTATGCATGGGAGGTTGGTTGATCTCCCTGCCAGCTGGGAAGGTCTGTACGACATCCCACAAATTGTTGCattatggaagatggtccccATGTGTCTAGTGTGctgcatttggagggaaatgaaTGATTGGAACTTTGAAGTCAAGGAACGCAAATTGGATGAACTTAGACATTTCTTCTTTAATACACCAATGTCATGGGCAATTGCTATAGATTTCAACGGACTCAACTTTTCGTGTATCTATTACTAATTCTTGGCTAGGTGTTTTCCCTTGTATACGCCATGGAGCCATGCctacattcattttttttaaataaaagttcttttacctatataaaaaaaagatttgtatCATGTGTGCAAGTGGAATGGGGAATTTGACGATCATCTTTTACTCCATTGTGAGGTAATTAGCTCATTATGGCAAGCTGTTTTTGGTCTTTGTGGGCTAGTATAATAATGTCTAGATAGGTGGTTGATCTTAGCATGTTGGAAATGGTGTGtgcaaagaaaaatattcagtCCAATACTAGTTGCCTCAGAAGGCTTAAAAAATTTGCTTTTTGGAATAATGTCATTTCCTAGTcataagttttaaataatttcaatcatATGCTTTCATAagtttcttccttctctctctgtctctgtctctctctctcctaaagATAAAGTGTACTTTTTATGTTGTTAGAACTGTTTTTCCTCTACAAGGCAGGTGGTTACATGGTAGAGGCTGAccgttatatttttttattagttttatatcTATATTTCATCAGTTGAGTTGCAAATACAAAAGCTAGATATTAAACCATGATTATTCCGCCCTCAAGTAATTATGGTTCCCTTTGCACCCCCACTACCCCACCcctctattttgttttaaaatgctTTTCAGGTGATATGATGAACAATCCATTGAATCTCATATGATGTTCTGTTGTTTTGTGAAGCCCCCAGGAACTGCAGAATCACAGACACTAATATTTTCTACACCAGATTATGGAGATGTAGGTACAAGTCCTGTTGGGATGATGGATGTTTCTGATCAGATGCTACTGCCTGGAGGTTTTCCATCCTTTGAGAGTTTTGATCCACCTGTTCCAGTAGCCCAGGAGGAGTATCTCGGCAATACTCAAGAAGTCACAAAAAACAGCATGTTGTCAGGTCTAGGGAGCCACACTCCAGCATCTTCTACAGGCGAGtttaatcatataataaaaGCTGAAGCACTGATGAGGTTTGCTTCTGAATATGGAGCCGTGGAGACCCCTACAAGTGAGTTTTCCTCATCAATTTGTAGAAGCCCATATTTTCCGAAATCTATAAAAGAGGAGAGTTCCAATTCAAGCTCAAGCAAGTACATATATGGTGCAACACCACCCTTTTCTCCTTACTTTAATGGATCAGATGAGAAGACTAGCATGCCCATGAACTCAATACCCTTTCTCGGAAGGAATGATGCGGATGCTGTTATCtactcaaaaaataattacactcATGTCGAGAGTGCAAAAGAGCCATATGAAAAAAGATTACTTGCAGTTAATAGTTTCCCTATGTCTGATGGGGTGACGCCATCTCTCTTTCCTAATCTAAACTCGACAAATGCTGTTAAATCTTCCCTGAGGAAAGTAGCCGAAGGCACCCTTGAACTGGCACCTTTTCTTCAGTCTATGAAGACTTTGCTTGCAACTGACGTTGAATGCCTTATGTTCCAGGCCTCCATGTGCAGGATAAGGCACACGCTATTATCTTCCAGTAGGCCTATGCCTATTGGTTTGAGTAGGCTAACTAGAAGTACTGGTTTTAATCAGCTGCCTGGTGACCAAGGTACTATGACAGACAATACATCTGGCAAGTATGaggcaagaaagaaagaatctATGCCACTTAGAATAGCTGGTGATATTGATGTAGCTCTTGATGGGTGCCTCAATGCACCTATTGGTGTTTTGCGCTCTGTTGGAGTTCCTAAAGTCCCGAAGTCCTCAAATTCTCCAAATATGGAAGTTAGCCCATCCTTGCCTTGTAATTCTTTCAATAAGGAAGGTGTCCTTTCTTTTGGGCAAATGCAACCACTTCAGGAGCTTCTTGATGGAATGGCATTACTTGTCCAACAAGCTACTTCCTTTGTTGATCTGACCTTAGATGGGGATTGTGGCGATGGTCCTTATGGTTGGCTTGCTTTACAAGAGCAGTGGAAGCAGGGATTTTGTTGTGGACCTTCTATGGTTCATGCTGGTTGTGGGGGGACTCTGGCTTCTTGTCATGCCCTTGACATTGCTGGTGTGGAGTTAGTGGATCCACCTTCTGCTGATGTAAGCTTTCATTATTTTGCtgaaatatatatcttattGTTAGATAGGTAAACCATCTATTTCTTTGGTTTTGCATCATACACTTACATAGTGTTTGTGCTGTGTTCCTGCTTATCTCAGTTATGTGTCAATGTCAAATCACAAGTACTATCTTCTGAAGGAATCATGCTAGACAGAAGAATGTGGGAAATGGATTTTCTTATGAAAATGATCTTATGACAATGAATTCACTGGAGCTGGGCTTGACCATATACTGATGTACAAATCATAAATCACAAGTTTGTTGCGTATAATGCATCTAAAGAATGGATAAATGATCCTCTCTCTATTAATAGAGTTTTTCAGTTCAATTTAAGCATTTTACCCATTGAAGtgctattttttgttttaaaaaatcaacTTGCTTATTATAGTTGCACTAAATTCCATGCTAATGTCCTTGAATGATACACATTTTATTTGGCTATTGCATGTATTCCAATTTTTTTGTGCATGGACAAATACTTTGAGCAGCACAGGGTCTAAAAGCTTCATAGTGGgatatcttttaaaattttaggtaATATAATAGAAACTgtttccttttttatatttgttccTTGGGAAAGCAACGTACTGCATGGACAATACAGATTGTAATGCTCTGTAGCAAAACAGTCTGGTTCGACTTTTACTTTGTCAATTGAGCAATCTATTCGGAGTTAtctttgtggttgtggataaaTCAGCCTAAGGGTGTGAGACTGTTATGTACTAGTGGATTCATCATGTAATGATCCTTATAAAAAGGATATATTGTTATTCAGGTTCTTGCTTTATCTGTGATTAATTTGTTGCAGTCTGACGTTAAGAGAGTCTTAAAATCTGCATTTGGTATTTTGGATGGGCCATTGTCCGTCAATGATTGGTGCAAAGGCCGCAATCATTCAGTTGATGCTGGAAGTGCCGGTGATGGATTCTCTGCCAAGTCTTCCATAAATGAATGCACAGATTCGTCGAGTACTGTGATGCTATCTGCAGCCGAACCAATGGATCCGTCCCACTATTCTGCTAGTCGATCATCTTGCCTAAAAGGTATAATTATCCTTGTGTAGACATATGGCATGATTGACTTTTCAGTGATAAACATTTTGACCATAGATGCAGTCTCTAGCGCAACAGGTGGAGCTACAGTAGATGGCACATGCCAGAGGATCTCTAACCAAGAAATCCGTACTTCAGAGCCATGCGCCTGGTTAAGACCAACACTTTTTGCTCTTCCGTTGCCTGCTATACTTGTCGGGTATGATAccttgttaaaatttttttaaattgacatctaaaatatctaattacctcttcataatattttgttaagatTGGGAAAGCCTAGTTCCAATGGGTATGcatattacatatatttgtaatttgatttCAACTTCTGAACCATGTGTGAAAAGGAGATATTCATAACAATCAGAGGCTTATTACATCTTGTTGAGGacagaaagaaaatattcacattttaataaaactatgaaattttctcattttgttaGGTGTTATTGTTGCCATTTATCAGAGATTTGAGTGTAACGATCAAAATCAACTTATTCTAACTTTTCAAAACGTTAAATCACATATGTGCTGTAGTCCCTTATTTGCTGAAAGGTTTGTGACCTAATTATATTGGGTGCACGGGAAGggacatcctataaaaaaataagaatgaggccaaaagggaaaaaaaggatTGCCATGAAATGTCTTTTCTCTACTTACTGTTGGACCTTAGGCCTACTTTGAGGCTTCAATAAGCCTGCAGATCACCCACAGAGCTATCAacaatatatgttattataccagttatattgaaaattttatattatattaagtagattttttttttttcttttgataagtaaaaatttattaatatcaatcgGCGTAGCCAAGTACACTAGATGTAtataagagaaaacacctagctaggaagcaaaaatagatacaaggaaataaTGAACATTAAGCCTGATAGGGAAATGATCCGAAGAAAGCCCAAGAGGGAGGAATTAGAACCTATCCAATCTAGACAAGCCCGATTGGATGACCATGGGAATTGTTGGTGTATATATGAGTGTATGAATAGTTTGTATGAATAGTATGTCCCACATCGTTTAAGTGAAGACATTGTAGTGGTTTGGCCTTTTATATAAAGGCCACCTTAGGCCACGTTGTAACTTGCACAATGACAAATAGAATGCAattctaacatggtatcagagccacgtCATTGTGCCACGTGGGCATGCCATGTCAGCAGCCACGTTAGTAGATTGCGATATTAGCAGACTACCAAATCAGAGCAGTTCTCTGAACTTTATTCATCCATGTGGGCATGCCATGTCAGCAGGTACATTTGTAGATTGCCATGTTAGCAGTCTACCAAATCAGAGTAGTGCTCTGATCTTTATTCTTCCACGTGGGCATGCCTTTCCATGTCGTCTTGCCAAGTCAGTAGTCTTCCACGACGTCCTGCCACGTCAGTAGTCTTCCATGACGTCCTGCCAAGTCAGCAGCCTTCCACAACGTCCTGCCAAGTCAGCAATCTTCCATGTCGTCCTGCCACGTCAGCAGTCTTCCCACGATGTCCTGCCAAGTCAGCAGTTGTCCACATCAAAACTGTTGACCTTTGACTTTGACCTACGGCTTAGTTTCGTTATTTGGTTGACAACCTCAAGTTGGTTTCTCATCCACCTTGAGTTTGAGGGGTCTGTTAGTGTATATGTGAGTGTGTGAATAGTTTGTATGAATGGTATGTCCCACATGGTTTAAGTGAGGACATTGTAGTGgtttggcctcctatataaaggccACCTTAGGCCACATTGTACCTTGCACAATGATGAATAGAATGCAATTCTAACATTAATGATCCTCCAATCTCCTGCTTGTGACAAAGGCACGCCTCCCCCAATCTCTCACTTGGGAACCGGATAATGCTGAAGCCACTGCCAATGCACCAAGGCATGTCCCTGGCCCATAATCTCCGGCAAAGGCCTACCCGAAATCATCtaccacttttttaaaaaagaaagccaCTGTAAATTCCCCAAAACACTCCTCAACTCTCTCCACCAACCTTGTATCCCACATAACTAAGgacttgtttggatagagaaacgatctcatctcatcattacgactttcccaaatttccatacaaaatataataaacaattcaactttttcaaatcccaaaacaataataatattaaaaaataagattctaataatattttattcaactcatctaaaaccatctcatctcatctcactatctaaacgagccCTAATACTCCACCTGAAGCTCACCTAGAAGCTAAATAGGATCATCCTACGTATTGGAAACTCCACAAACTGTGAACGATCCTACGAGAAATATATTCCATTTTTGTTTGCTGAAGACACTCAATATCAACTTTCCATGAATGGAGCAAGTTTTTAATTTGGAGATGCTTATTAAAATCGTTTAGTGCCCGGACATTCCAAGTTAAAATCTTGGGCTTCATAATACAATTGGGTCTGCCCTCCCTCTAGTCCTCCCTCGCTTAGCATTGTAGTTGATTTCCCAAGTAAGACGCTTTAACTTTGTGCTCTTCTTAGATCTTGATTTTGTTCCAAGTAAGTGGCCTGTCTCAATTGTGGTGAGTAGTGCTGTGAATTGGTCCTCAAATCCTCCGCATAATCCCCACACTGTTGTATCTTAACCTTTCACAAAACCCAGTCCGATGATGAACCAGCTATATTGTTGATTGGTGGAGAAGATATCAAGGGGAAAACATCTTCCCTCAACTCATCTCCAACCTGTACACCAGATATGAAGTTGCTTTTctaatggaaaaagaaaacaaagagagattCGGATAAGCAATAAACTTAAAATAGTTTTCAAGACAAGTGTTAAGACATTAATTGGTAATTACAGAAACTAGTTTCTTTAAAAGAGCTCCGTAATATGGCCCACCATCCTGTCCAAATGCCTTTTGACGACTGAATTCAGGACATCTTCTGTAAAACAAAATTTACTCTACTTATTTCACAGGGAAGATCTTGATTACGGACAATCTgcggaagagaggatgtgtagtgatggattggtgttgcatgtgtaaaaagaatggagaatttgTGGACCGtctcttactacattgtgaagtaacaagggtgttgtgggatgagatcttctAAAGGGTTGATGTTACATGGGTTACgcctttgagggtggtggatttgttgggttgttggaggaaggTGCAAGGCTGTCAGCAAGTGGTagtagtgtggaagatgatcccgttgtgcatcatgtggtgtatttggacggaaaggaatgcacgttgttttgaagataaggaatgcTCAATAATTGAGCTGAAGAATTTCTTTCTCGACACCTTAATGCTTTGgtttttagctattgtattaaacGGGGACAATGTccatgatttcttgtctttaatttatagTACTTAGAATGTTtttaggtgttcttctgtattcttcctgtgtacatggcctatgcctatttcattcatatcaataatattatttcttacttatcaaaaaaaaaaaaaaaaggttacatGGTGTTCTTTACAGCAATTACAAGGTAGGAAACTAAAAAGGTTTTGGAAGATATTTGCCCAGATTagcaattttcaaaacttttctcCACAGTGAGAAGAAACAAAGTGGCTGAAAGAATATTTCCCGGATGGTTCAGTCATCTTTTTGCTTAAGGTGTTAGTGGATGATTTGGGTCTCTTGGGATGCTTCAAATAATGAGGTTTTGCTTTGTGGTATATTGTTTATGGTGATGGTAGACTAACATAGGCCGTTTCTCATAGATTAAGTTGACTGTTCATCATATGCGGAGAGTCAcaaattatgatttttgttatagttaCCAGGATGATTGGCTTAAGACGTCTGCAAGCACCCTGAAACTCTGGGAGAAGGCTCCTCTTAAACCATATTCTTTACAGAAACCTGTAAGTCCAATACCAATTCCAGTTGCAACACATATTGGTGATGCTGCCGGTTTTCATACTCTGCACTTTTGTAATTTTCCTTTTGAAGAACTTTTATAAATTGCTTTCCTATATCAATGATTCTGCAACTTTGTTCATTAACTGTTGCAGGTTACTTATAATGTTATATGTCCAGACATTGATCCATTAACTTCTGCTGCTGCTGATTTTTTCCAACAACTAGGAACTGGTGAGTGCGTGGTGTTTTTATGCTTCAAGTCCAGATGAACTGGTTCTTTAACTTGTGCATGCAAAGGCATTTAAGAGTTTTGCTGAAAATAGGTTTTTATTATACCTCAGTTGCGACAAGCTAAATGGTATTGGATTGTTGCTGCGTGTAATAAGTTgattaaataaaacttatttttgatcaaatgaagaaaaaagaagataatgtCTACCCTGTGTTTTCAATGCTACCTATATTGAAAGCAGCATTATCCTTGATTAATGTAATGATAGGAGTAGCTCTTAGACAAAAGGCCTTGTTATCTACACTATCTGGAATCTGGGTTACATTAAAATGTAATGCGTTTCTGGACTTTTAGTTCCTTCATGAAATATATGCTTTACTATATGTTATTTATACGTACCAGATGTTCATCCTTCATTCGGAATACATGTATATTTTTCGTCTTACTGATGTCATTTTCGTATGTCTCTTAAAAGAGAAGACTAATGGATTACTTCTGCATTTTCTCTAcatattttatgtttgttaCAGTCTATGAGACATGTAAACTGGGTAGTCATTCACCACAAAGTTTGGGGGACCAAATGGAAATAGATTCTGCAAAATGGTCATCTTCTGGTTTTGTTCTACTTGATTGTCCTCAATCAATGAGGATAGAAAGCAGTAACGCATCTCTTATGGGCTCAATAAgcaattattttctctctctttccaatGATTGGGACTTGACGAGCTACCTTAAGTCCCTTTCAAAGGCACTAAAAGGCTTGAAACTTAGTCCATACTCGTCCACAAACCCAAGAGATGGAAGCTGTGGTCCTTGTATGGTAAGTGGCAATTactatttttcatcattttgtagattgaaacatttttattttcttcttatttttcctctctctgGCAGCTGGAGTATAGGTTCCAATGATGTATTAGGTTGCTATCTTAAACATTTTTCTCACCATATTTGGTGGAATCAAGGATTCATCGAATTGCACTATCGCAGTTACTAGGTCTTCAATGTAATCTGCCAAGTATTATTGATGGTGAAGAacatatttagtaaaatatttgccttatattatacaaattttcAGTAATCTGGAGCATCATTCTGCTTTTAATAGTTCATAATACATTTGGCCGGAAGATGAAGTTCCACTGTCTGACCTGATTGAAGTTGATCAGTTCATATTCGATGAGGTTCTGTTTGATCTACTTCTCACTTTTCTGAAAGACGTATTGCATTGTTGGCATTTTCTGAACCCCAAGAATGATCTTGGATGCATTCTGGGCTCTCTTAAGTGAGGGAATTGGTCAAGATGGATTCTTTAATTGCTTGCATGTGATGCTCCTCAGGCATGTTAAGTGATTCTGGGGTTAGGGGTGGAAAGGATGGTTCTGGCTTTGATTATTTCCAACAGGCAATAGCTtgccacctatatatatatatatatatgttaaattttattatttgccTTATCCATGCTGCTGAGTGCTAGTTTATCATGCCCAAACAGATGTGAGGGTACCTAACTTACCCGTGCTTTCTATCCAGGTAATATATGTGGTGTGCCCCTTCCCTGACCCAACTGCAGTTCTACAAACCGTCGTTGAGTCTTCTGTTGCTGTTGGATCGGTGATTCTCCAATCAGATAGGGAGAGATCTATATTGCACAGTCAGGTTGGAAAGGCTTTAAGCTGCTCAGAAGCCGTGGATGAAGCAACTATATCAAACGTTTTAGTACTTTCAGGCTTTAGTATTCCTCAATTGGTACTGCAGATTGTGACAGTTGATGCCATTTTTAGAGTTACAAGTCCATCATATGATGAGCTTGTCATTCTTAAGGAGACTGCCTTCACTGTTTATAACAAGGCTCGTCGAATTTTGCGAGGATCCTCTAATGATATGGTCCAGTTGTCATCATTATCTAGTAGGTCTCCTTCAGTCCTGACACAAATGTCTTCTCCTATTTCAGGGATGTTGAAGGACTGTGTAGGTCCTCAAATTTCTGTGCATTCCCTTTCCAGAGAGGGTGACATTGAAGCTAACCTGAGGACTAGTGCTTGGGATAATTCTTGGCAGACAACAAGGACTGAAGGATTAAGTTGTGAGTCAGTTAGAACAGGGTATTTTCAAGGTGAAATTCACTACATGTTTGAACCTCTTTTTATTCTCGCTGAACCTGGTTCTATAGAACATGGGATTTCACCTGCAATTTCTGGTAATATGGTGTCAGAACCTGCAAAGCCATTGTCTGATGATAGCAGTGGAGGCTTTATGCAGGGTTTAAGTTCAGCAGGAAGTGCAGACGCTGGATCATGCTCCCAACTTGATGGATCTGAAAGTATTGGCTCTGGGTTTAGCCAACAAAAGACCCCTCCAAGTCTACATTGTTGTTATGGGTGGACAGAGGATTGGCGTTGGCTAGTATGCATCTGGACCGATTCAAGGGGAGAATTGCTTGACAACCATGTATTCCCCTTTGGTGGAATCAGCAGTAGGCAGGACACTAAGGGTTTGCAATGCCTTTTCGTTCAAGTTCTGCAGCAAGGCTGTCAGATACTTCAGGCATGCTCTTCTCCTGACATTGGTGTTGCCAAGCCTAGAGATTTTGTGATTGTGCGCATTGGGAGTTTCTTTGAACTCGAATACCTAGGTATATGAGTTTCTTCCACAATGTTATCTAGTATTGTGAAAATTACTGTTGATTGCATTGTTGTTGATTTGTTCCATTTGCTCTGCTTTGTAGTCAAATAGTAAGTTGTAGCTGGCTTGCAGCTGTGCATTGTTCAATGGACCATTAATATTGtagcttttgtttttaaaaataatgaaactgCCTCCCTCAAGATTCTTCTCATTGACAAAGTCTGGCAGGAGAAGATAAGTTTACGCATTTTGAAGTAATGCTTGACAATTTTACCATGAGAAGAAGAACCCACATATCATGTagcaatttttttctcatatatcgtgttcttcattattattgatttttcaGACGTTGTTAATTAAATCTATGAAGTCTGTATGTTAAAAGCATTCAGCAGGGTTTTAAATTGTACTTTACCTTTCTTTATATATCCATTTCTCAAATtagaattgatatttttttattttcacggGCATTTGGATCGTAAACAGAGTGGCAAAAAGCCATTAATTCAATTGGAGGTTCTGAGGTGAAAAAATGGCCCCTGCAACTTCGACAATCTGTGCACAATGGAATTCCTGCAAGCAGTGATAGTACTTCCTTAGAGCAACAGGAGTTGAGTTTGATTCAAGAGACCCTACATTATGCTAAAGCTTCTGGCTTTATAAAAGGTGATTTAGGAAAACCCGCTGCAAGAAAGAAGCTTATGTGTGGGCAGACACTGGTTGACTGCTCAAGGGGCTTGCTTCAGTGGGTGCAGAGCATTAGTTTTGTTGCCATTTCAGTCGACCATTCTTTAAATCTAGTTTCTCAAGAAGATTCATCATCTCCTGGTAAGCAGGCACGCTCTCTTTACCCTCCATTCCTTGTCCCCTTATATGCGTTCGTGTCACATAAAGTAAGATAATATGCACCATTCATTTCGTCCACTGAAAACTTGGATCTTGGGCATATACATAACAATTTTCTCTGCTTACCACTTTGAGAATCTTATTGATATGTTCTCTGCCCATGATGCTGACTGTATTGTTGTCTTTCTGTTTCTTTACATGGCTAACTATTGTAAAggctataaattataaaaaataagccaAATCCGTATCCATAGGTATGTGAGCCATGTGTGGAACATGCATTGATCGGGGAAGTATGTGtccttgcaattttttttaaatctgattctattttgaaaataacattttttttgtccttttttgaTCGATCTTATCTTAGAAGACATGGAATTGGTCATGATGACCTTTTGGCATTTATGGGAAATAAGAAGTTACTTGGAAAAACAATTGATgaccttttttatttcttcttttgttcAATCAAGTGATCAACTCAAGACCTTCTGGTATCCTGGAAAAGAGGCTGCTTTTGTAAAGTTGgtagagattttgaaaattccAGGGAAACATGTTATAGTAAGGAGATGGGTTTGTAGAGGTCATTCAATTCCAGGGAAACATGTTATAGTAAGGAGATGGGTTTGTAGAGGTCATTCGAATAGTAGAACATGAGAAAACCAGGAAAAACCATCAGCTACTTGTGTTCGAAGCCTGTCTATGTTTGAGAAccacacacccccccccccccccccccccccccggaaaaagaagaagaggaaaaacccAAAAGAACTTCCACCTTCCGGGCAAAGAGGGAAGCAAACTTTTTCAGCTCTATAAGAGGTGGTTGGTGacgtcttttttcttttccctc
This window contains:
- the LOC121241115 gene encoding mediator of RNA polymerase II transcription subunit 13-like isoform X1 is translated as MSRLVLGWYLRWIPLSNSHYRSGFCSGSNLELMEGSWTEINGILAKHGYNRSSNGNDSSISRSSSDSDHMMNTAAGELEGDDDNLTCRQSGLSSNDHSENGPKLGSKRPRTGMTDSFGQVGTETNDLLQEAYKSDFVSMEVDNSAITGVANDQIGSHWDYDDDDICMVMDIQTLLSEFGDFGDFFENDALPFGEPPGTAESQTLIFSTPDYGDVGTSPVGMMDVSDQMLLPGGFPSFESFDPPVPVAQEEYLGNTQEVTKNSMLSGLGSHTPASSTGEFNHIIKAEALMRFASEYGAVETPTSEFSSSICRSPYFPKSIKEESSNSSSSKYIYGATPPFSPYFNGSDEKTSMPMNSIPFLGRNDADAVIYSKNNYTHVESAKEPYEKRLLAVNSFPMSDGVTPSLFPNLNSTNAVKSSLRKVAEGTLELAPFLQSMKTLLATDVECLMFQASMCRIRHTLLSSSRPMPIGLSRLTRSTGFNQLPGDQGTMTDNTSGKYEARKKESMPLRIAGDIDVALDGCLNAPIGVLRSVGVPKVPKSSNSPNMEVSPSLPCNSFNKEGVLSFGQMQPLQELLDGMALLVQQATSFVDLTLDGDCGDGPYGWLALQEQWKQGFCCGPSMVHAGCGGTLASCHALDIAGVELVDPPSADSDVKRVLKSAFGILDGPLSVNDWCKGRNHSVDAGSAGDGFSAKSSINECTDSSSTVMLSAAEPMDPSHYSASRSSCLKVINILTIDAVSSATGGATVDGTCQRISNQEIRTSEPCAWLRPTLFALPLPAILVGYQDDWLKTSASTLKLWEKAPLKPYSLQKPVTYNVICPDIDPLTSAAADFFQQLGTVYETCKLGSHSPQSLGDQMEIDSAKWSSSGFVLLDCPQSMRIESSNASLMGSISNYFLSLSNDWDLTSYLKSLSKALKGLKLSPYSSTNPRDGSCGPCMVIYVVCPFPDPTAVLQTVVESSVAVGSVILQSDRERSILHSQVGKALSCSEAVDEATISNVLVLSGFSIPQLVLQIVTVDAIFRVTSPSYDELVILKETAFTVYNKARRILRGSSNDMVQLSSLSSRSPSVLTQMSSPISGMLKDCVGPQISVHSLSREGDIEANLRTSAWDNSWQTTRTEGLSCESVRTGYFQGEIHYMFEPLFILAEPGSIEHGISPAISGNMVSEPAKPLSDDSSGGFMQGLSSAGSADAGSCSQLDGSESIGSGFSQQKTPPSLHCCYGWTEDWRWLVCIWTDSRGELLDNHVFPFGGISSRQDTKGLQCLFVQVLQQGCQILQACSSPDIGVAKPRDFVIVRIGSFFELEYLEWQKAINSIGGSEVKKWPLQLRQSVHNGIPASSDSTSLEQQELSLIQETLHYAKASGFIKGDLGKPAARKKLMCGQTLVDCSRGLLQWVQSISFVAISVDHSLNLVSQEDSSSPGGTQGGGGMGPSGYHEGFKPVQSLGSTFASYILIPSPSMHFLPATPLQLPACLTTESPPLAHLLHSKGPAIPLSTGFVVSNAVPSMRKDYRSNLKEEWPSVLCISLIDYYGGTNIIQDMFVGGVNKQDGRSLSSEAKDFEIETHLVLESVAAELHALSWMTVSPAYLERRTALPIHCDMVLRLRRLLQFADKELSQQPNKLHL
- the LOC121241115 gene encoding mediator of RNA polymerase II transcription subunit 13-like isoform X3; its protein translation is MSRLVLGWYLRWIPLSNSHYRSGFCSGSNLELMEGSWTEINGILAKHGYNRSSNGNDSSISRSSSDSDHMMNTAAGELEGDDDNLTCRQSGLSSNDHSENGPKLGSKRPRTGMTDSFGQVGTETNDLLQEAYKSDFVSMEVDNSAITGVANDQIGSHWDYDDDDICMVMDIQTLLSEFGDFGDFFENDALPFGEPPGTAESQTLIFSTPDYGDVGTSPVGMMDVSDQMLLPGGFPSFESFDPPVPVAQEEYLGNTQEVTKNSMLSGLGSHTPASSTGEFNHIIKAEALMRFASEYGAVETPTSEFSSSICRSPYFPKSIKEESSNSSSSKYIYGATPPFSPYFNGSDEKTSMPMNSIPFLGRNDADAVIYSKNNYTHVESAKEPYEKRLLAVNSFPMSDGVTPSLFPNLNSTNAVKSSLRKVAEGTLELAPFLQSMKTLLATDVECLMFQASMCRIRHTLLSSSRPMPIGLSRLTRSTGFNQLPGDQGTMTDNTSGKYEARKKESMPLRIAGDIDVALDGCLNAPIGVLRSVGVPKVPKSSNSPNMEVSPSLPCNSFNKEGVLSFGQMQPLQELLDGMALLVQQATSFVDLTLDGDCGDGPYGWLALQEQWKQGFCCGPSMVHAGCGGTLASCHALDIAGVELVDPPSADSDVKRVLKSAFGILDGPLSVNDWCKGRNHSVDAGSAGDGFSAKSSINECTDSSSTVMLSAAEPMDPSHYSASRSSCLKVSSATGGATVDGTCQRISNQEIRTSEPCAWLRPTLFALPLPAILVGYQDDWLKTSASTLKLWEKAPLKPYSLQKPVTYNVICPDIDPLTSAAADFFQQLGTVYETCKLGSHSPQSLGDQMEIDSAKWSSSGFVLLDCPQSMRIESSNASLMGSISNYFLSLSNDWDLTSYLKSLSKALKGLKLSPYSSTNPRDGSCGPCMVIYVVCPFPDPTAVLQTVVESSVAVGSVILQSDRERSILHSQVGKALSCSEAVDEATISNVLVLSGFSIPQLVLQIVTVDAIFRVTSPSYDELVILKETAFTVYNKARRILRGSSNDMVQLSSLSSRSPSVLTQMSSPISGMLKDCVGPQISVHSLSREGDIEANLRTSAWDNSWQTTRTEGLSCESVRTGYFQGEIHYMFEPLFILAEPGSIEHGISPAISGNMVSEPAKPLSDDSSGGFMQGLSSAGSADAGSCSQLDGSESIGSGFSQQKTPPSLHCCYGWTEDWRWLVCIWTDSRGELLDNHVFPFGGISSRQDTKGLQCLFVQVLQQGCQILQACSSPDIGVAKPRDFVIVRIGSFFELEYLEWQKAINSIGGSEVKKWPLQLRQSVHNGIPASSDSTSLEQQELSLIQETLHYAKASGFIKGDLGKPAARKKLMCGQTLVDCSRGLLQWVQSISFVAISVDHSLNLVSQEDSSSPGGTQGGGGMGPSGYHEGFKPVQSLGSTFASYILIPSPSMHFLPATPLQLPACLTTESPPLAHLLHSKGPAIPLSTGFVVSNAVPSMRKDYRSNLKEEWPSVLCISLIDYYGGTNIIQDMFVGGVNKQDGRSLSSEAKDFEIETHLVLESVAAELHALSWMTVSPAYLERRTALPIHCDMVLRLRRLLQFADKELSQQPNKLHL